caaatttgttttgtaatttttattttttttgaaatgtaaAGAATTAGTTCATATAAATTGAAATATATCTAATAATAGTGATTGAAATAATGGAAAAAAGTTTCGGTAAAGCAAGAGTAAGAATTGTTGTGTGAAATGGGCAATGAAATTTTCCATTATTTGAAGAAATTTGTGAAATTTTAAATTGTATTCAAATAAATTTCTGAAAACAAATTCAGAAaggccactttgccgagtgtcctgtCAGGGCACTCGGCTAAAGTTTAGTATGCCGAGTGTCCGgtcagggcactcggcaaaatctgactttgccgagtgcccagatctggcactcggcgaactttctctttgccgagtgccagatcggggcactcggcaaagtcagcGACACTTAGTCGTGGCGCCCGCACACGcgctctcacacacacacacaatagATGCACGGCCGCCgcaccccgcccccgccgccggaggaTGAGGACCTCGGCCCGGCCCCGGCGCCCCGCCCGGCCCTCGGCGCGCCGCGCCCCCGGAGCGCCGCTGTCGCTaagccagaggaggaggagctcggcccaGCCCCCGGCGCCCCAGTGCCCGCCCCCGGCGCGAGCCGCCCCCGAGCGCCCAGGTGCCCGTTCCCGGCACGAACCGCCCCCGagcgccaccgcctcgaggccgctggaggaggaggagctcggcccggGCCCCGCGCGCCCCTCCCCGCCCCCGAAGCGCCGCGCGTCGCCCCCGGCGCGCGACCCGCCCCGGTAGCGCCCTGGTGCCCGTCCCCGGCGCGCGTCCCCACCCCCGGAGCGACCGGTCCCCGACCCTACCCCCGGTGCGCCGCGACCCCGCCCCGGTGCGACCGTTCCCTCCCCCGGTGCCGCCCGTGACGTGTTCGGCGAGAAGTCGGAACCGCGAGTCCACTCCACGCCGGTCACAACTACACCGCCGACCCTCGGTAAGCAATGCAACCGCCCCCGTTATTGATAATGTTCGTAGATTATGGAACCGCAACctagttaggcgtctcccgttcggaAGAAATACAATTGAGATATGCGGATCTTTGCATATCTATAATTGTATctatttcgaattgtccacgttatttggacagcccgaggatgcgtaaATACGTTTAGTTTTCATGGTCCACTCCTATCCGAGACAGAGTCTCGGCATCACCTCcccgttgttctccggatacacaatctccctttcgggacgtgtatctggataacagcggggaggtgctgccaaaATTTTGTCTCGGATGGTAGTGGACCATGAAAACTGACCGTATGTATGCatcctcgggtgggattaggacctacctTCACCTATTAGAATGTAGGGACAACACGTAGTTGCATTTGACTTTTATTATCACTCCGGTCtagaggatggatgaccgtCATTGGATGTACACGGGCCGTCCAAGTCAGGCTACCATGACCGATGAATGGATTTGAAAGACCAATGGTTTTTAGGAAGCCACGTGGAGTCAGGCTGAAGGATCGAGTTTCTTGTGGTGTCCGTGCAATAGATGTGGAAATAAGAAATGGAAAACGAAGAAGGTTATGGGCCAACATCTTTGCAAGTATGGATTTACGCCGTACTATACCCAATGGATCTTTCATGGTGAAGGCCAccgtatgagggacgaggtcgtgaggcaacgcatcgatgatTGTGATGCTGATGGTGG
The Panicum virgatum strain AP13 chromosome 6N, P.virgatum_v5, whole genome shotgun sequence genome window above contains:
- the LOC120678133 gene encoding translation initiation factor IF-2-like, with the protein product MHGRRTPPPPPEDEDLGPAPAPRPALGAPRPRSAAVAKPEEEELGPAPGAPVPAPGASRPRAPRCPFPARTAPERHRLEAAGGGGARPGPRAPLPAPEAPRVAPGARPAPVAPWCPSPARVPTPGATGPRPYPRCAATPPRCDRSLPRCRP